DNA from Quercus lobata isolate SW786 chromosome 1, ValleyOak3.0 Primary Assembly, whole genome shotgun sequence:
ATTATGTGGGCAAGTTGTGAGTGGTGAAATAATAATAGTGGATCCATATGAGTTTACAAATTCACTACTTACAACTCTTTACATGGATAAGTTGTGATCCTAACATTTGGTAtagtatttttggtttgtcaAACACGCTTCTCAGTGGAAAAATATCACATCACAACCCAAATTATCGTGCCTTCCAGCCTAATTGTTGACTTGAATTAGGCCTTAATTACCGGTACCATTTTTATCCCACAGGCACAGCTAAGCTATGTAGCCCACTCTTTCCCAAGTTAAACATTTATAAGCATCCAATTCCAAGTccaacaaagaagaaagaaacacaagaatggCAAAACTCAGCCTACCATTACTACTACTTGTACTTCTCATCTTCTTCACCACTTCTTTCTCTTGTCCTCAACATCAAAAACAAGCCCTTCTCCAGTTTAAAGCCTCTCTCTTCAATGCTACTTCTCCTTTTACATCAGACAAAGAAAACAAGcctattttttttgaatcatgGAATTCCAGTTCGGATTGTTGTGATTGGCACCTGGTCAATTGTAATTCTCAATTTGATTCAAGGAATGTGATTGCTCTAGATCTGAGGAGGTTATTCGGGAGACTTGAGCCCATAGTGTTGGCTTCCACCATCTTGACACCACTCTTTCACATTAGAAGCTTGATGCAACTTCATTTGTCCTCGAATCAAATACAGGGAGAATTGCCTGGCGACGGCATTGCCAATCTgaccaaattaatttttcttgatttgattGACAATCACTTCAGCGGCTCCATTCCCTCTCAAATTTTTAACTTGAGGTATCTCCAATATCTTTATGCAAGTTATAATTCATTCAATGGAAATATCCCTAACGAGATAGGGAACAAAACAAAGTTGCAGACATTGTCTCTTCAACACAAAAATTTCTTTGGTAAAATTCCATCTTCAATTTTGAACTTGAAGGAGTTGGAAGAATTGGACTTGAGTTACAATTCATAGTCCATGGAAATTCCTATTGATATTAGCAATCTATCTAACGTAATCTATTTGAACTTTGGTGACAATGAGCTCACAGGCACAATCCCATCATCCATATTGAAGATGACGAAGTTGGAAGAACTTCTGTTGGAAAACAACTTGTTCATTGGAGAAATTCCAACATGGTTGTTCAATATCACGGGGTTGAAGGCTCTTTGGCTTGGAGAAAATAATCTCATTTGGAATAACAAAGCAAAGATTGATCCAAATTCTACGTTATTAGAGTTGTCTATGAAGTCTTGTGGTCTTGCAGGAAGAATTCCATTCTGAATTCCTATGCTTAAGACTCTTAATCTTTTGGACTTGAGTGACAACCAGTTAGAAGGAATGTTCCCACAATGGCTTGTTAAAATCAAAGTGCGATATCTCTTTCTATCAAATAACAATTTCACAGGTTCTCTCCCACCTGGTCTCTTTGACAATCCATATTTAGAGCTTCTTTCTCTGTCATGGAACAATTTTTATGGAGAACTGCCAAACAACATTGGTAATGTGACTTCAATCAAGTATCTTATGTTGGATGGAAACAATTTTTCTGGAACGGTTCCTGAATCCATCAACAACTTAGATGTCCTCTTCTTATTGGACTTGTCAAACAACAGATTTTTTGGCAACTTTTTTCCAGCTTTATGGGGCCTAAGCCCTATAATCATTGATTTGTCTTCTAACGAATTCTCAGGTGAATTTCAAGTTGACTTTCTTTCTAATACTAATGTTCTTGTATTaggcaaaaataagttttctgGTAGCTTGTCTAGAAGCCTTACAAGTATGAGCTCACTTGAATACCTAGACATACGTGATAAcaaaattacaagtaaattacCAGATTTTATTTGCCAAATTTCCACCCTTAAAATCCTAAATTTACAAAACAACTCCATCCAAGGTTCAATCCCTGATTGTATTTCTAATCTTACTAGCCTCTAAATTCTTGATCTCTCAAGCAACCATCTTGTTGGAGAAATCCCTCTAAAGTTTGGAAAGCTTACTGGTACAATGGAAACACCTAACGTATTTTTGGATGACGTActtttgaataatttttataatgaaaCTGGTGATTACGACTTGAATGTCAAGATTCATGATTTGATTGTAAATTGGAAGAAGTCAAAACAAGGTCTATCATTCAAGAACCTCAAGCTCTATTCTTTGTTAGACTTGTCAAGTAATCAACTTTCTGGTGAAATTCCAGCTTCATTGGGAAGTTTGAAGGCTCTAAAGCTTCTCAATGTCTCATTTAACAACCTTCATGGGAGAATACCCAAAAGTCTTGGAGGTTTAAAGAATCTAGAGAGTTTGGACTTGCCACACAACAATTTATTGGGCTCAATTCCACAATCACTAGCAAAGTTACAATAACTGACTATTTTGGATGTCAGTAACAACAAGCTCATAAGTACGTAAGATTCCAATGGATAACCAAATGGATACAATGAataattcaaacttttttaCCAACAATAGTGGGTTGTGTGGAATGCAAATTCGGGTGCCATGGCCAGAAGACATGTCACCAACAAAACCACCAAGAGTTGAGAGTAAGGAAACATGGTTCTCGTGAAAAGGAGCGGGAATTGGATATGCATTCGGCTTCTTTATAGCAGTGGGAATCTTTTATCATACTGAGTATTTTGTCATTGCAAAATATATCAATTACCGTTGTCAACAAAGAAGGTAAATGGTGTAAATTTCAAGTTTCTTACAGGTTATGCATGCAATCCATGGTCAAATATCCCAGCATTGTAAGACTTTAGTCAAGCAAATAATGTTGACTAGTAGTCATTCATAAGTATCAATAAGTAACATGCATAGGAGTCTACTGTTTTGGATTGTTAGGGTGATGTTTCTGTTGTAATTTAGTAGTCAGTGAAGCTTATTTCTTATTGTCTTTGTGTTGATGTCTTTTTATTAAgttgaggttttttatttttattttttttattgtttgtttgcaATTTTGCACATATAAaagcaagaattttttttttttttttttgaggaaaaaaaggCAAGAAATTCAGTTAAAATGGTTTGAGGTTCTGTAATGTgagattttttatgtgattctttttagggtaaaatactattttggtctctaaactttattaaaagtttgtttttcatccttaaattttaagaagtttattttttcccttaaactattgaaaagtaTATCTTtcgtccctaaactattgaaaatattttatttatgtccttatactttaccaaaagtttggttttcatccctaaactattgaaaaaaaaagttctattttcatccctatttttgtctctaaactattgaaaaaactctttacaaagtttatGGATGAAAAcgaatgttttaaaatttaggcacaaaaaacaaacttttgataaagtttagggaccaaaatagtattttacattttttttatttgcctcAACCTCATCAAAGTTTAGCATTTATGTTAttaattactctctctctctctctctatatatatatatatatattcaaaatcaTATTGTTGGATTACACACTTTATTATGCTTAATACACTTGCCAAATTTTGTAttgatcaaatgttatttactacCTAATCAACcaactcttctttttttaatttaaaatataaaaacttaatatttaattattttgcaaaaaaaaaaaaaaaaaaaaccattgatCTATTATAATCTTAAGTTTTTGCAAGTATAAAGAACATAAAGAGGCAagcttatatataattttcaaaacataattcCAATCAAATTGATTAGGTGGTTTTATTTTGTCAGGTtacatgttttttgttttgttaattcACATAccaaatttcatatcaataagatgttatttactattccatctataaattcaacttttatgcataattctaaaacttgaaatttaagcatGTTAAAGATGATATATCTATTTATCTCTAATTGTCTTGAAATCTTGGATAATGTAATTTAACCGTGAATATGTTAAAACAAATATCcaatgaaaattatattaagtTATTTAAGATTGTTAAAAGCTACActagctttttaattttaatcaaaaCCATAATTGCCTAATTCggtgttttgtttttagaaagGGTTTAATGAACTAAATGCATTTATTTCCACTTATTAATTATGTAGAATGAattttatacttattttttctaaaatttgtatGAGAAACAATTGATTAGGATTATGGTATTCTTGCCCTAGTTTAGTTACTTTAACAACAAtagaaatcaaatcaaatcaaaaggaGAAAAACATAATACGACATATGcaattaatacttaaaaaaaaatttgttagaatCTTATTCCCTCTCCTTTGTGGATGTGTTTCGTTTCACTTAAGAAATACATTCATattgcaaaatattttagtctttaACAATTTACATTCTTCTATATTCACTAATGTGTAATATAATAGAAATTAATTCCcaaaatattataacataacttaaataattttttattaaaatgttcaaaatactACACGTGCATCGCGCTGAACATTCGCTAGTTAATATTAATATCCAATGTATAAAGGTAATTGATACTTATGTGGCTGTTACTACTAgataattatatatgtaaaaaaaacgAATGAATATTTGAGAGTTGGAACCAATGAGGTCGTTTTGATGTAACATTTAAGTCTTTTATTAGTCCGTGGATAAAcaaatttcaaagaaaagagGTTACACAAAGATTACAGAAAATATATGtgcaaatcaaaaaaaaaaaaaaaaaaaaaaaaacaaggcaAGATTTTCACACACTACCATCATAAATGCACAACTATACAGTTCCATATGTGACTACCAGTGTTCATATAGTATCAAGTCAGATTTCCTGTATCAGAAACTTGTTCATTGAATATCAAGTTCCAGTGATATTCCTTGCATGAGCAGGGACCCTTAACAAATGAAAGTGTTCTATGTTCTAAGTTCCCAACAGTATCAAACTCCACATTCACCCAATTTGTGGCAATCAACAAAAAGCCTTGAGGTCTTAGTAATCATAATATGGGGCAGAACGCTCAAACTGATCAGTACAAATGCAAAACAAAGCTTCTCACTATGGCTGAACTGCCTCCAGCTTTCAACCATATTCACCTTCATCATGTGAAATCCAACTAAGATCAGGAGCATAtccattttctttgattgtggacaacaaagaatttaaatttgcaTAAATTTTGTCTGATTGAAGGTGTGACATGTCTCCAGCAGTAAAATAGTGGACCTGACTTCTAACAACAATCCAACTAATTCCTGGAGGCTTATTTAAACCCTTCTCTTTAAGCCATGTTCTTATTTGTCTAACTTCCAACCAATGTCCTGCCGCAGCATAGATGTTAGATAGCAAAACATAATTCCCTGGATTCATAGGTTCTAATTcaacaagtttttcaaaaaaaatttcagctaGCTTAGTGCTGTAATTAACTCGACAGGCACTGAGCAAAGCTCTCCAAACTGATGCATCTGGTTCGATCGGCATTGATTTGATAAACTCTCTAGCTTCATCTAAACGTCCTCCACGACCAAGCAGATCAACCACACAACCATAGTGAGCAAGCTCAGGTGTTATATTAAAATCCTGAATCATGGATTGAAAAAGCTCCAATCCCTTCTCTAGCAAACCTGAATGGCTGCAGGCAGACATAACAGATAAAAATGTTACTCCATTTGGTTGGTAACCTTCTTCTAACATTTGTAAGAAGGCAAGTATAGCATCATATCCCTGACCATGCATATGATAGCCAGTAATCATGGCATTCCACGAGATAATATTTCTCCTAGGCAAAGTGTCAAAGATCATTTTAGCATTTTGCATACTACCACATCTTGCATACATTGTTATAAAAGCGTTTGCAAGAGACAGATTGAAACCAAGATAGGAAAGCCTTCTAATTACATAAGCATGCAAGCATTGGCCTTGAGGAAGATTTGCAAGGTCTGTACATGATGAGAGAACATTTATAATCGTCACAGGGTTTGGCTCCACTTCAGAAATCATGCGATTAAATAGTAACAAAGCTTCATGAACTTGGTTGTCATTGATATAGTTGGCAATAATAGAATTCCATGAGATCAAATCTCTATTTGTACAGGACTCAAATAAAGTCCTAGCTGATGCTTCATCACCGCAGTTCATGTACATATCTGTAAGTATGGTGTTCAAAGATAAGTTTACTTCAATACCCTGTTTTACCACAAAGCCATGAATTGATCGCCCAACATTAAGACAAGTTTCATCTTCACAAGTGGCAAGAATAGATATTATTGTGTATGTGTTGGGTTTGAATTCTGACTTTCGCATGACCCCAAAGAGTTGCCACGCTTCACTCCTCATTTTGCTATGAGCCAATGCCAAGATCATAGTGTTCCACGATATTACATTTAAACTTCTCAAATCAGCAAAAACCTTTTGTGCAGCTTCAACACAATTTAGCTCTGCATACATGCTTAGCAATGCATTTCCCAGAGAAACATCCATCTTCATCCTGCACTTGATTGCATGAGCATGTAAACTTTTACCCATTCTCAAGCCATCAGCAAACTTGGCACATGTGGACAGCATGATAGAAATAGTTCTTTCATCTTCCTTGAGGCCTTTGTTTTTCATACTAATAAACAAACTTAGGGCTTCCTCATAACAGCCAAAGTCAATATATGCAGATATCATAGAATTCCACAAAGCAACATCACATGTAGGGATGGTATCAAACAACGCACAGGATGACGCTAGGCTACCATTTTCACTGTACATATTAAGCAATGCATTTACAATGAACAAATCACCAACATAGTTCAATTTGATAGCCATTTGATGGATTTGCATACCCAATTGGAGAGACTCAAATTCTGCACAGGCTTGGATAACAACCAACATTGTAACAGAATCAAAATGAACCCCATTCTCAAGCATTGACAGAAAAAGATTTAAAGCTTCCAAGCAATTCCCAACATCAACATAACCATTAATCATTGCATTCCAGCTCACTATGCTCCTCACAATCATCAAATCAAACACAAGACGAGAAATTCTCacatcaaatttcaaataaaacccAATCAAAGCAGTACCCACATGAGGATCCAAATCAAACAATCCATTCCTCAAACAATACCCATGTATCTCCTTCCCTAGTGTAATTTCCAAACCATCCTCGCAAGCCAAAAGCAACGCCACCACAGTGCGCGAATTAGCCTTAAAACCCTCACTTTCCATCTCCCTAAACAACAAAACCGCCTCCTCATGATAAGAACACCCCACATACCCTGAAATCAATGCGTTCCACGAAACCACATCTCTCAcaggcatttcatcaaacactttACGCGCCTCTTCAATCAACCCGCATTTACAGTAGAAATCAACCAGAGCCGTCCCAACTCGAACATCCCCGATCAAACTCGTACCCAGAATGCTAGAATGTATGTTCTTGCCACTCTCGACGGCGCTCAACCTCGCACACGCCTTGAGAACAAGAGGCAAAGTGGCATTATCAGGAGCTATACCGAGAGATGCCATTTGGGTATAAGTAGTGAGGATTGCATGGTCATCTTTGAGCTTAGTGTGGTGCTTTATGATTGAATTCCAACGTTCCTTTGaatggttttggtttttgagGCTTAGAAGAGTTGCACTCACAGGTACTTCCATTGAAACTGGGTCCTTCACAATATTTGgcgggaaagcgacttataaaAAAGCAGATGACAAGGAAGCTAAAGACTAAATTGCATTTTTCACCCTTAAAGTTTATGTTGCTTTCATTTTGGTacctttgaaaattttcagtttaGATGATcatagtgatatatatatatacacacacaccatAATCGGTCACTAATTTTGAACATTTCCAATAATATTACATGATATAAAAAGAGACACTCtctattttggattttcttaaaaaataactataaattCGAAACAATACTATTAGTTAGGCAAGGTTTCAAACTATTTTCGTTTCTAACAATTCGAGTCTAGCGGACTCGATTTTGCCATTTGAAAATGCACTTGGAAATCGAGTGTGAGAAACTCGAGTTTGAAAATAGAGTGTCTCACACTTGATTTCCAAGTGCATTTTCAAATGGCAAAATCGAGTCCGCTGAATTCGAATTGCTAGAAATGAAAATAGTTTGAAACATTGCCttactaataaaatagtttgagggatttggttttttttttttaaaaaaaaatccccctaTTCTATGAAACACATGAAACGttttacattattattattatagtttctccacagaaaaaaaaaagtttaagttatTATATAAGTATAATACTTATAttattgaaagtttgaaaccTGAATTTTAAAGTCATCTGGGgaatatttatcattattattacttGTTTAGCCTTctatctctaatttctaatacttattttgtttgtattttttagctCAAAATTAAAGCGTTTTGcccaaatagaataaaatttcatatttttcaatccaaaaattaagaaaaagaagaaaaaaaaaaaattgaccccaaaaagaatcaatttaatgTACAATTAGTTCAAAATAGACCGAAATTAGACTGAAGTGGATTGAAAAAACTAAAATGGACCAAGTGAACCGATGTATGTCAAAGTGGACCGAGATGAACTGAAATAGACTGAAATATGTTAATGTgaaaaagagaatatatataacCGACTAGAGGATCCATAATTgacccaaaattttagaatttttttttggggggttgaatttttaaataCCACATACATTGAGAAAATTGagtatttcttctctcttttgaTATTGCTAAGGCTTAACATAGCAAAATCCTTGGTACTAATAATAGCAACTCTAAAAAGGTTCTATTCATGGGATACTATTTGTCTATACCAAGAAAATTGGATTGGATTtctattaggaaaaaaaaaaaaaattccccaacGTCTCTTTTTCAAGGAAacaaaagcatcacttttaaTTATAGAGACTGGCTCTTCTATGCAAGCTAGAGCTAATTATTTCCAGAATTTTGAGCACCTTCTGTAGTCATCTACAAAGACATAGGAGTTCAGATTGTTGTGGGAAGATATGCAtatcattgaaattttttttattgattgttcAGACAATTATGGTGAAAATTGTAGAAGAAAATTTCTAGAGTAGGTAACTCTTTTTAAGGGAATATAATATGACAAATTTTTAAAGGGAATTATTGCAGTCTGAAAGAATATCATTACAACAATCCCTAATTATAATAGGTTAATATAGAACTTGCTCTAAATATttcatttctctattttcttgttatgaacattttccatttttctgTACAAAGAAGTATATGGAGGAGAAATGTCCTGGGCTGGACTTAACGCATGCCACAGGAATAGTTTCCCTGAGAATAAATCTATGGAGAAACTATGGAACCATAACCAATGTCATTAGCTGCGGAGAAAGTTCCAAGGACCTGTTCCTGTCCCTATCCTGCAAATCATAAGCATAAGCTTAGTAAGGATACCTAAAAAAAGGGTGAgcttgaatttaaatgttgttACAAGAACCATAATTAAACCTCGTGACCATTTCGTGCATAAGGTGTGGATTCAATCCAAGTTTCAAATGCAAGAGAGGCACCTGGTGctggtttttattttcttttttagaatatCATGGTATCAGAGTAAATGGTCTTAAGTTCGAACCTGTTTTTACTCtatctcccattaaaaaattaaaaatccaaacatGTTGGACCCTATTTATTAAGAGGAAGT
Protein-coding regions in this window:
- the LOC115994096 gene encoding receptor-like protein 46; its protein translation is MLKTLNLLDLSDNQLEGMFPQWLVKIKVRYLFLSNNNFTGSLPPGLFDNPYLELLSLSWNNFYGELPNNIGNVTSIKYLMLDGNNFSGTVPESINNLDVLFLLDLSNNRFFGNFFPALWGLSPIIIDLSSNEFSGEFQVDFLSNTNVLVLGKNKFSGSLSRSLTKIPLKFGKLTGTMETPNVFLDDVLLNNFYNETGDYDLNVKIHDLIVNWKKSKQGLSFKNLKLYSLLDLSSNQLSGEIPASLGSLKALKLLNVSFNNLHGRIPKSLGGLKNLESLDLPHNNLLGSIPQSLAKLQ
- the LOC115975478 gene encoding putative pentatricopeptide repeat-containing protein At3g11460, mitochondrial; protein product: MEVPVSATLLSLKNQNHSKERWNSIIKHHTKLKDDHAILTTYTQMASLGIAPDNATLPLVLKACARLSAVESGKNIHSSILGTSLIGDVRVGTALVDFYCKCGLIEEARKVFDEMPVRDVVSWNALISGYVGCSYHEEAVLLFREMESEGFKANSRTVVALLLACEDGLEITLGKEIHGYCLRNGLFDLDPHVGTALIGFYLKFDVRISRLVFDLMIVRSIVSWNAMINGYVDVGNCLEALNLFLSMLENGVHFDSVTMLVVIQACAEFESLQLGMQIHQMAIKLNYVGDLFIVNALLNMYSENGSLASSCALFDTIPTCDVALWNSMISAYIDFGCYEEALSLFISMKNKGLKEDERTISIMLSTCAKFADGLRMGKSLHAHAIKCRMKMDVSLGNALLSMYAELNCVEAAQKVFADLRSLNVISWNTMILALAHSKMRSEAWQLFGVMRKSEFKPNTYTIISILATCEDETCLNVGRSIHGFVVKQGIEVNLSLNTILTDMYMNCGDEASARTLFESCTNRDLISWNSIIANYINDNQVHEALLLFNRMISEVEPNPVTIINVLSSCTDLANLPQGQCLHAYVIRRLSYLGFNLSLANAFITMYARCGSMQNAKMIFDTLPRRNIISWNAMITGYHMHGQGYDAILAFLQMLEEGYQPNGVTFLSVMSACSHSGLLEKGLELFQSMIQDFNITPELAHYGCVVDLLGRGGRLDEAREFIKSMPIEPDASVWRALLSACRVNYSTKLAEIFFEKLVELEPMNPGNYVLLSNIYAAAGHWLEVRQIRTWLKEKGLNKPPGISWIVVRSQVHYFTAGDMSHLQSDKIYANLNSLLSTIKENGYAPDLSWISHDEGEYG